From a region of the Daphnia magna isolate NIES linkage group LG1, ASM2063170v1.1, whole genome shotgun sequence genome:
- the LOC116927918 gene encoding glutamate receptor ionotropic, delta-1 isoform X1 yields MLIPTSYLFLIFLSLINVAENQVPLPSYMLATSPEPPFVEIPGIKSSYFALIARDTLYLLATRLQFSLTITHPPDFLFGGYNNGKWDGIIGQLLRKEADLGASLNAITYARYTAIDFSVPVIYDVTGILIPFPDESSKIMAALQPFSIEVWMAFFSATFLICLTLSVEGKINSSKKTFGDHIMWVISIITSQGFGYCENRLALRLTGATWSLTNVVFIYVYTGVLTSLLAVPNYVPIINTLDELATSSIIKPVTIRSTAVDDMMLNAKNGTYKLIGDTFRKYPNETLVANTLVGVNRAVEGGYGFLEPRTSLLSLMENDRKEHKVCRVTLAKETFYPRAFAYLLPKKSPFKDAFDRQILLFQQFGFIIHFQRKIVLQSNRCLLQKKKVRSRAPRFTLDHVSSSFVILFVGYAASFSSFVFENIRNTFDYDW; encoded by the exons ATGTTAATACCAACGTcgtatttatttcttatttttttaagtctcATAAATGTGGCGGAAAATCAGGTACCGCTGCCATCATATATGTTAGCAACATCACCTGAG CCTCCCTTCGTGGAAATCCCTGGAATTAAAAGCAGTTACTTTGCCTTGATTGCGAGAGACACGTTATATCTGTTGGCTACTCGGCTTCAATTTTC TTTGACCATAACGCACCCACCTGATTTCCTGTTCGGAGGTTACAACAATGGCAAATGGGACGGCATCATCGGACAGCTATTGCGAAAA GAGGCCGACTTAGGTGCAAGCTTGAATGCTATTACTTATGCCCGATATACAGCAATCGACTTCAGCGTCCCGGTGATATACGACGTTACTGGTATTCTAATTCCTTTTCCGGATGAATCTTCAAAAATCATGGCAGCCCTTCAGCCATTTAGTATAGAG GTATGGATGGCTTTCTTCTCCGCGACCTTCCTGATATGCCTAACCTTATCAGTGGAAGGGAAAATCAattcaagcaaaaaaacatttgGAGACCACATTATGTGGGTTATTAGCATCATAACTAGTCAAG GTTTTGGATATTGCGAAAATCGATTAGCCTTGCGTCTTACAG GAGCCACCTGGAGTTTAACAAACGTAGTGTTTATCTACGTATATACAGGAGTGTTGACATCCCTGCTGGCCGTCCCCAACTATGTTCCAATTATTAACACTTTAGACGAATTAGCTACAAGTTCGATTATAAAGCCCGTGACGATCAGGAGCACCGCAGTCGACGATATGATGCTG AATGCCAAAAATGGAACGTATAAGTTAATCGGCGATACTTTCCGGAAATATCCAAACGAAACCTTGGTAGCCAATACGCTTGTTGGTGTCAACAGAGCCGTTGAAGGGGGCTATGGATTCTTAGAG CCAAGAACCTCGCTTCTATCGCTAATGGAGAATGATCGCAAGGAACACAAAGTTTGCCGAGTCACTTTGGCCAAGGAGACATTTTACCCTAGAGCCTTTGCATACCTTCTCCCAAAGAAAAGTCCCTTCAAGGATGCATTTGATCGACA gATATTGCTGTTCCAACAATTTGGATTTATCATTCActttcaaagaaaaattgtcTTGCAGAGTAACCGTTGCCTactgcaaaaaaagaaagttcgAAGCCGAGCACC
- the LOC116927998 gene encoding kinesin heavy chain — translation MSAEREAPGEDSIRVVCRFRPLNDAEERAGSKFVVKFPPGTDDQCINLGGKVYMFDKVFKPNASQEKVYNEAAKSIVKDVLMGYNGTIFAYGQTSSGKTHTMEGVMGDPHLQGIIPRIVNDIFNHIYAMEENLEFHIKVSYFEIYMDKIRDLLDVSKVNLSVHEDKNRIPYVKGVTERFVTSPEEVFEVIEEGKANRHIAVTNMNEHSSRSHSVFLINVKQENLENQKKLSGKLYLVDLAGSEKVSKTGAEGTVLDEAKNINKSLSALGNVISALADGNKSHIPYRDSKLTRILQESLGGNARTTIVTCCSPASFNEAETKTTLDFGRRAKTIKNAVTVNEELTAEEWKRRYEKEKEKAQRYKTKLEIAEAELNRWRSGESVGQEEQINLRDAMDVSTISVDLTPVAPVAPVLPPVVAAPAVRADWDSERERLYQQLDDKDEEINQQSQLVEKLKEQMMEQEELIGATRRDYESLQQEMNRIQAENESAKEEVKEVLQALEELAVNYDQKSQEVEAKNRDNETVNEELSQRQSQLNSTLSELAQVKDTAAHQRRKLNDLLTSLFKDLNEMGVAFGADLKSSLQPFDSNSSKSEEEFTMARIYVSKMKSEVKNLVQRCQTLESSQSECSKKMDESERELVDLRLLISQHEAKMKALQENMKEVENKKRHLEEAVDSLNEECAKLKAAEQMQAVSTIDKAAEQEQALLIKGALEQQLDQHREAHQKQVAMLRDEITDKQTVIEDLRDSKRELTLIHEQLVRDHERLKQEESDKSHKLQELLGANERREQARQDLKGLEETVAKELQTLHNLRKLFVQDLQSRVKKSLSGEEPEDGGGSLAQKQKISFLENNLDQLTKVHKQLVRDNADLRCELPKLEKRLRATMERVKVLEAALKEAKEGAMRDRKRYQYEVDRIKEAVRQKNLARRGHAAQIAKPIRAGQHPHQATNQPTAIVAPSMAVPKRILSAGAQPRNDS, via the exons ATGTCAGCCGAAAGAGAAGCGCCAGGGGAAGACAGTATTCGTGTAGTGTGTCGTTTTCGACCTTTAAATGATGCCGAAGAGAGAGCTGGATCGAAATTCGTCGTCAAGTTTCCACCCGGCACTGACGACCAATGTATAAATTTGGGG GGAAAAGTTTATATGTTTGATAAGGTATTTAAACCTAATGCCAGTCAAGAGAAAGTGTACAATGAAGCAGCAAAAAGTATTGTAAAAG ATGTCCTAATGGGTTATAATGGCACCATATTTGCATATGGCCAGACATCCTCGGGTAAAACCCATACAATGGAAGGAGTAATGGGGGATCCTCATTTACAGGGTATAATCCCACGAATTGTCAATGACATCTTTAATCATATTTATGCAATGGAAGAAAACTTGGAGTTTCACATAAAAGTCTCTTATTTTGAAATCTACATGGACAAAATCAGAGACCTTCTTGATG TTTCAAAAGTCAATCTTAGTGTGCATGAAGACAAAAATCGTATCCCGTATGTGAAAGGTGTAACAGAAAGATTCGTTACAAGTCCGGAAGAGGTGTTTGAGGTGATTGAAGAAGGCAAAGCTAATCGACACATTGCCGTTACAA ATATGAATGAGCATTCTTCCCGAAGTCACTCAGTTTTTCTTATCAATGTGAAACAAGAGAACTtggaaaatcaaaagaaacttTCGGGCAAACTTTATCTTGTCGATCTAGCCGGAAGTGAAAAa GTGAGCAAAACAGGTGCTGAAGGAACTGTCTTGGATGAAGCGAAGAACATTAATAAATCTTTGTCGGCATTGGGAAATGTTATATCGGCGTTGGCGGATGGAAACAAATCTCATATTCCGTACCGTGATTCAAAGTTGACACGTATTTTGCAAGAATCTTTGGGTGGTAATGCTAGGACAACAATTGTTACCTGCTGTTCGCCAGCGTCGTTCAATGAAGCGGAAACAAAAACTACGTTGGACTTCGGCCGAAG agcaaaaacaatcaaaaacgCTGTCACTGTTAACGAAGAACTTACTGCTGAAGAGTGGAAAAGGCggtatgaaaaagaaaaggagaaggCCCAACGCTATAAAACGAAACTTGAAATAGCAGAAGCTGAACTCAACCGTTGGAGATCTGGGGAATCTGTTGGTCAGGAGGAGCAG ATCAATCTGCGAGATGCAATGGATGTATCTACTATTAGCGTCGACTTAACTCCTGTGGCCCCGGTTGCTCCCGTGCTGCCTCCAGTTGTTGCCGCACCTGCCGTTCGTGCTGATTGGGACTCAGAACGTGAACGGCTGTATCAGCAGCTGGACGATAAG GATGAAGAAATCAATCAGCAAAGTCAGTTGGTAGAAAAGCTTAAGGAACAAATGATGGAACAAGAGGAACTTATCGGTGCTACCCGAAGAGATTATGAATCGTTACAGCAAGAAATGAATCGAATCCAGGCTGAAAATGAATCAGCCAAAGAAGAAGTGAAAGAAGTGTTGCAG GCTCTGGAAGAACTAGCCGTAAACTATGATCAGAAGTCTCAAGAAGTGGAAGCTAAAAACCGGGACAATGAAACAGTAAATGAAGAATTATCTCAACGTCAAAGCCAACTGAACAGCACCCTGTCGGAATTAGCACAG gtgaaAGATACTGCCGCACATCAACGTCGAAAACTAAATGACTTGTTGACTAGCTTATTTAAAGATTTGAATGAGATGGGTGTAGCCTTTGGGGCAGATTTGAAATCCTCGTTACAACCCTTTGATTCCAATAGTAGCAAATCAGAGGAGGAATTCACAATGGCTCGAATATATGTATCTAAAATGAAGtcagaagtaaaaaatttaGTGCAACGATGCCAGACATTGGAGTCTTCGCAAAGTGAGTGTTCGAAGAAGATGGACGAATCAGAGCGTGAACTAGTGGATTTGCGTCTCTTGATAAGCCAACACGAAGCAAAAATGAAGGCTCTCCAAGAGAATATGAAG GaagtggaaaacaaaaaacgtcaTCTTGAAGAAGCTGTAGACTCTTTGAACGAAGAGTGCGCTAAACTTAAAGCGGCTGAACAAATGCAAGCCGTATCTACCATAGATAAAGCAGCTGAACAAGAGCAAGCTCTGTTGATCAAGGGCGCACTTGAGCAACAACTTGATCAACATAGGGAGGCCCATCAGAAACAG GTGGCAATGCTTCGTGATGAGATCACCGATAAACAAACGGTCATTGAAGATTTACGTGATTCCAAGCGCGAGTTAACTCTCATTCATGAGCAGCTCGTCCGTGATCACGAGCGGCTTAAACAAGAAGAATCAGATAAAAGTCACAAGCTTCAGGAGCTTCTCGGTGCAAACGAGCGTCGTGAGCAAGCCAGACAAGATTTGAAG GGCTTGGAAGAGACGGTTGCCAAGGAACTTCAAACGCTACACAATTTACGCAAGCTCTTTGTCCAAGATCTTCAGTCACGTGTAAAAAAATCATTGAGTGGCGAAGAACCAGAAGATGGAGGCGGCTCACTCGCTCAGAAGCAAAAAATCAGCTTCTTGGAGAACAATCTAGATCAGTTGACTAAAGTTCATAAGCAATTG GTTAGAGATAATGCCGACTTGCGCTGCGAATTACCCAAACTGGAAAAACGTCTTCGAGCCACAATGGAGCGTGTAAAAGTGTTGGAAGCAGCGCTTAAGGAAGCTAAGGAAGGTGCTATGCGCGATAGGAAACGTTATCAATATGAAGTGGATCGCATTAAGGAAGCAGTTCGGCAAAAGAATTTAGCCCGTCGAGGTCATGCGGCTCAAATCGCTAAACCCATTCGTGCTGGTCAACATCCTCATCAGGCAACTAATCAGCCAACGGCGATCGTCGCACCATCGATGGCCGTCCCTAAACGCATTTTAAGTGCTGGAGCTCAACCGAGAAACGACAGCTAA
- the LOC116927960 gene encoding cilia- and flagella-associated protein 20, which produces MFKNTFQSGFLSVLYSIGSKPLQLWDKIVRNGHIKRITDNDIQSLVLEIVGTNVSTTYITCPADPKKTLGIKLPYLVMIVKNMKKYFTFEVQILDDKNVRRRFRASNYQSTTRVKPFICTMPMRLDEGWNQIQFNLADFTRRAYGTNYVETLRIQIHANCRIRRIYFSDRLYSEDELPAEFKLYLPVQAKAKV; this is translated from the exons atgtttaaaaacaCCTTTCAAAGTGGATTTCTTTCAGTCCTTTATAGCATTGGAAGCAAGCCTTTGCAACTTTGGGACAAAATTGTGCGCAATGGCCATATCAAGCGAATAACTGACAACGATATCCAG TCACTTGTCTTAGAAATCGTTGGAACCAATGTTTCAACGACATACATAACATGCCCTGCTGATCCCAAAAAAACCCTAGGGATAAAACTTCCTTATCTTGTTATGATTGTCaagaacatgaaaaaatatttcaccTTTGAAGTTCAG ATACTAGATGATAAAAATGTTAGGCGTAGATTCAGAGCAAGCAACTACCAGTCAACTACAAGGGTGAAACCTTTCATATGTACAATGCCAATGCGGCTTGATGAAGGATGGAATCAAATTCAGTTTAATTTGGCTGATTTCACTCGCCGAGCTTATGGAACAAATTATGTTGAAACTTTAAGGATTCAAATTCATGCCAACTGCAGAATCCGTCGTATTTACTTTTCTGACAGACTGTATTCTGAAGATGAATTGCCTGCTGAGTTTAAGCTCTATCTGCCCGTCCAGGCAAAAGCAAAAGTGTAA
- the LOC116928026 gene encoding spermidine synthase, giving the protein MDFLKSGWFSELSPMWPGQCISLEVDEVLHREKSEFQDILVLKSKTYGTVLILDGVIQCTELDEFSYQEMISFLPITCHPNPQKVLIVGGGDGGVARELVKHPLVQSVVQCEIDERVVEVSKKFLPFMAKGFDDPKVKLHIGDGFEFIKNHPAEFDVIITDSSDPIGPAASLFQESYFKLLCQALKPGGIVCSQGENAWFHSHLISPLLKSCTELFPVVDYAYTCIPTYPGGQIGFILCSTNPATQFRNPIHQLSETECEKMQLRYYSSEMHSAAFVVPRFARKTLIDSPKSDEKETL; this is encoded by the exons ATGGATTTCCTGAAAAGTGGATGGTTTAGTGAATTGAGCCCCATGTGGCCTGGTCAATGTATTTCTTTGGAAGTAGATGAAGTTCTTCATCGAGAAAAATCTGAATTTCAAGACATCCTTGTCCTTAAATC AAAAACCTATGGCACTGTACTCATTTTAGATGGTGTCATTCAATGTACTGAACTAGATGAATTCTCATATCAAGagatgatttcttttttgcctataacctgcCATCCCAATCCCCAAAAG GTATTGATTGTGGGTGGTGGTGATGGAGGGGTTGCACGTGAATTAGTTAAACACCCTCTCGTACAATCTGTAGTACAATGTGAGATAGATGAAAGGGTTGTTGAAGTTTCAAAGAAGTTTCTTCCATTTATGGCAAAAGGATTTGATGATCCCAAGGTCAAACTTCACATAGGAGATGGGTTTGAGTTCATTAAAAATCATCCTGCTGAATTTGATGTTATCATCACAGATTCGTCAGATCCGATTG ggCCAGCTGCATCTTTGTTTCAAGAAAGTTATTTTAAACTTTTGTGCCAAGCCCTGAAGCCAGGAGGAATTGTCTGCTCTCAAGGAGAAAATGCATGGTTCCACAGTCATCTGATTTCTCCACTGTTAAAAAGTTGCACTGAATTATTTCCTGTTGTGGATTAtgcatatacttgtataccaACATACCCTGGAGGTCAAATTGGATTCATCCTATGCAGCACAAATCCT gCGACACAATTTCGGAATCCTATACACCAATTGTCTGAAACCGAGTGTGAGAAAATGCAACTACGGTATTATTCTTCAGAAATGCATTCAGCAGCTTTTGTTGTACCTCGTTTCGCTCGAAAAACCCTCATCGATTCGCCTAAATCCGACGAGAAAGAAACGCTTTAA
- the LOC116927918 gene encoding glutamate receptor U1 isoform X3, which translates to MLIPTSYLFLIFLSLINVAENQVPLPSYMLATSPEPPFVEIPGIKSSYFALIARDTLYLLATRLQFSLTITHPPDFLFGGYNNGKWDGIIGQLLRKEADLGASLNAITYARYTAIDFSVPVIYDVTGILIPFPDESSKIMAALQPFSIEVWMAFFSATFLICLTLSVEGKINSSKKTFGDHIMWVISIITSQGVLTSLLAVPNYVPIINTLDELATSSIIKPVTIRSTAVDDMMLNAKNGTYKLIGDTFRKYPNETLVANTLVGVNRAVEGGYGFLEPRTSLLSLMENDRKEHKVCRVTLAKETFYPRAFAYLLPKKSPFKDAFDRQILLFQQFGFIIHFQRKIVLQSNRCLLQKKKVRSRAPRFTLDHVSSSFVILFVGYAASFSSFVFENIRNTFDYDW; encoded by the exons ATGTTAATACCAACGTcgtatttatttcttatttttttaagtctcATAAATGTGGCGGAAAATCAGGTACCGCTGCCATCATATATGTTAGCAACATCACCTGAG CCTCCCTTCGTGGAAATCCCTGGAATTAAAAGCAGTTACTTTGCCTTGATTGCGAGAGACACGTTATATCTGTTGGCTACTCGGCTTCAATTTTC TTTGACCATAACGCACCCACCTGATTTCCTGTTCGGAGGTTACAACAATGGCAAATGGGACGGCATCATCGGACAGCTATTGCGAAAA GAGGCCGACTTAGGTGCAAGCTTGAATGCTATTACTTATGCCCGATATACAGCAATCGACTTCAGCGTCCCGGTGATATACGACGTTACTGGTATTCTAATTCCTTTTCCGGATGAATCTTCAAAAATCATGGCAGCCCTTCAGCCATTTAGTATAGAG GTATGGATGGCTTTCTTCTCCGCGACCTTCCTGATATGCCTAACCTTATCAGTGGAAGGGAAAATCAattcaagcaaaaaaacatttgGAGACCACATTATGTGGGTTATTAGCATCATAACTAGTCAAG GAGTGTTGACATCCCTGCTGGCCGTCCCCAACTATGTTCCAATTATTAACACTTTAGACGAATTAGCTACAAGTTCGATTATAAAGCCCGTGACGATCAGGAGCACCGCAGTCGACGATATGATGCTG AATGCCAAAAATGGAACGTATAAGTTAATCGGCGATACTTTCCGGAAATATCCAAACGAAACCTTGGTAGCCAATACGCTTGTTGGTGTCAACAGAGCCGTTGAAGGGGGCTATGGATTCTTAGAG CCAAGAACCTCGCTTCTATCGCTAATGGAGAATGATCGCAAGGAACACAAAGTTTGCCGAGTCACTTTGGCCAAGGAGACATTTTACCCTAGAGCCTTTGCATACCTTCTCCCAAAGAAAAGTCCCTTCAAGGATGCATTTGATCGACA gATATTGCTGTTCCAACAATTTGGATTTATCATTCActttcaaagaaaaattgtcTTGCAGAGTAACCGTTGCCTactgcaaaaaaagaaagttcgAAGCCGAGCACC
- the LOC116927918 gene encoding glutamate receptor ionotropic, delta-1 isoform X2, with protein sequence MLATSPEPPFVEIPGIKSSYFALIARDTLYLLATRLQFSLTITHPPDFLFGGYNNGKWDGIIGQLLRKEADLGASLNAITYARYTAIDFSVPVIYDVTGILIPFPDESSKIMAALQPFSIEVWMAFFSATFLICLTLSVEGKINSSKKTFGDHIMWVISIITSQGFGYCENRLALRLTGATWSLTNVVFIYVYTGVLTSLLAVPNYVPIINTLDELATSSIIKPVTIRSTAVDDMMLNAKNGTYKLIGDTFRKYPNETLVANTLVGVNRAVEGGYGFLEPRTSLLSLMENDRKEHKVCRVTLAKETFYPRAFAYLLPKKSPFKDAFDRQILLFQQFGFIIHFQRKIVLQSNRCLLQKKKVRSRAPRFTLDHVSSSFVILFVGYAASFSSFVFENIRNTFDYDW encoded by the exons ATGTTAGCAACATCACCTGAG CCTCCCTTCGTGGAAATCCCTGGAATTAAAAGCAGTTACTTTGCCTTGATTGCGAGAGACACGTTATATCTGTTGGCTACTCGGCTTCAATTTTC TTTGACCATAACGCACCCACCTGATTTCCTGTTCGGAGGTTACAACAATGGCAAATGGGACGGCATCATCGGACAGCTATTGCGAAAA GAGGCCGACTTAGGTGCAAGCTTGAATGCTATTACTTATGCCCGATATACAGCAATCGACTTCAGCGTCCCGGTGATATACGACGTTACTGGTATTCTAATTCCTTTTCCGGATGAATCTTCAAAAATCATGGCAGCCCTTCAGCCATTTAGTATAGAG GTATGGATGGCTTTCTTCTCCGCGACCTTCCTGATATGCCTAACCTTATCAGTGGAAGGGAAAATCAattcaagcaaaaaaacatttgGAGACCACATTATGTGGGTTATTAGCATCATAACTAGTCAAG GTTTTGGATATTGCGAAAATCGATTAGCCTTGCGTCTTACAG GAGCCACCTGGAGTTTAACAAACGTAGTGTTTATCTACGTATATACAGGAGTGTTGACATCCCTGCTGGCCGTCCCCAACTATGTTCCAATTATTAACACTTTAGACGAATTAGCTACAAGTTCGATTATAAAGCCCGTGACGATCAGGAGCACCGCAGTCGACGATATGATGCTG AATGCCAAAAATGGAACGTATAAGTTAATCGGCGATACTTTCCGGAAATATCCAAACGAAACCTTGGTAGCCAATACGCTTGTTGGTGTCAACAGAGCCGTTGAAGGGGGCTATGGATTCTTAGAG CCAAGAACCTCGCTTCTATCGCTAATGGAGAATGATCGCAAGGAACACAAAGTTTGCCGAGTCACTTTGGCCAAGGAGACATTTTACCCTAGAGCCTTTGCATACCTTCTCCCAAAGAAAAGTCCCTTCAAGGATGCATTTGATCGACA gATATTGCTGTTCCAACAATTTGGATTTATCATTCActttcaaagaaaaattgtcTTGCAGAGTAACCGTTGCCTactgcaaaaaaagaaagttcgAAGCCGAGCACC
- the LOC116928046 gene encoding group XIIB secretory phospholipase A2-like protein, which produces MKNSHLVITLIAVLLVDGWWTGVLRWIVVGTVSSKIIGAAFNTLIDICAYHPDIWESSVYLLSLPSSSELKLDCPPGFIPTSNQSHFPTSNGCGAEGLKIEPKYLPHNDQEDCCNAHDVCYDKCHAISTIAISLHRIDCDQKFKDCLIRICALQSWQLYFICPFKILLTKKFWKENCEESSRHDNEKKCRASAEVLYESVNHWGQDAYVKAQSIACVCIPV; this is translated from the exons ATGAAGAATTCACATCTAGTGATCACATTGATAGCTGTTCTTTTGGTTGATGGTTGGTGGACTGGAGTTCTCAGATGGATTGTTGTCGGCACGGTTTCAAGCAAAATCATTGGTGCTGCTTTCAACACTCTTATTGATATTTGCGCTTATCACCCAGACATTTGGGAGTCATCTGTTTATCTGCTGTCATTACCTTCCAGTTCCGAATTGAAACTTGATTGCCCTCCAG GATTTATCCCCACCTCAAACCAAAGTCATTTCCCGACTAGCAATGGCTGTGGCGCTGAAGGACTTAAA ATAGAACCAAAATATCTCCCACATAATGACCAAGAAGATTGCTGTAACGCCCATGACGTGTGCTACGATAAGTGTCACGCAATTTCGACAATCGCTATAAGCTTGCACCGAATTGACTGTGACCAGAAGTTTAAAGACTGCCTCATAAGGATTTGTGCACTCCAAAGTTGGcagctttattttatttgcccattcaaaattttactcacAAAAAAATTCTGGAAAGAGAACTGCGAGGAATCGTCACGTCACGATAATGAGAAAA aatGCAGGGCGTCTGCTGAAGTTCTGTATGAATCTGTTAACCATTGGGGACAAGACGCTTATGTCAAGGCTCAGTCCATAGCTTGCGTCTGTATTCCTGTTTGA
- the LOC116927918 gene encoding probable glutamate receptor isoform X4 → MLIPTSYLFLIFLSLINVAENQVPLPSYMLATSPEPPFVEIPGIKSSYFALIARDTLYLLATRLQFSLTITHPPDFLFGGYNNGKWDGIIGQLLRKEADLGASLNAITYARYTAIDFSVPVIYDVTGILIPFPDESSKIMAALQPFSIEVWMAFFSATFLICLTLSVEGKINSSKKTFGDHIMWVISIITSQGFGYCENRLALRLTGATWSLTNVVFIYVYTGVLTSLLAVPNYVPIINTLDELATSSIIKPVTIRSTAVDDMMLNAKNGTYKLIGDTFRKYPNETLVANTLVGVNRAVEGGYGFLEPRTSLLSLMENDRKEHKVCRVTLAKETFYPRAFAYLLPKKSPFKDAFDRH, encoded by the exons ATGTTAATACCAACGTcgtatttatttcttatttttttaagtctcATAAATGTGGCGGAAAATCAGGTACCGCTGCCATCATATATGTTAGCAACATCACCTGAG CCTCCCTTCGTGGAAATCCCTGGAATTAAAAGCAGTTACTTTGCCTTGATTGCGAGAGACACGTTATATCTGTTGGCTACTCGGCTTCAATTTTC TTTGACCATAACGCACCCACCTGATTTCCTGTTCGGAGGTTACAACAATGGCAAATGGGACGGCATCATCGGACAGCTATTGCGAAAA GAGGCCGACTTAGGTGCAAGCTTGAATGCTATTACTTATGCCCGATATACAGCAATCGACTTCAGCGTCCCGGTGATATACGACGTTACTGGTATTCTAATTCCTTTTCCGGATGAATCTTCAAAAATCATGGCAGCCCTTCAGCCATTTAGTATAGAG GTATGGATGGCTTTCTTCTCCGCGACCTTCCTGATATGCCTAACCTTATCAGTGGAAGGGAAAATCAattcaagcaaaaaaacatttgGAGACCACATTATGTGGGTTATTAGCATCATAACTAGTCAAG GTTTTGGATATTGCGAAAATCGATTAGCCTTGCGTCTTACAG GAGCCACCTGGAGTTTAACAAACGTAGTGTTTATCTACGTATATACAGGAGTGTTGACATCCCTGCTGGCCGTCCCCAACTATGTTCCAATTATTAACACTTTAGACGAATTAGCTACAAGTTCGATTATAAAGCCCGTGACGATCAGGAGCACCGCAGTCGACGATATGATGCTG AATGCCAAAAATGGAACGTATAAGTTAATCGGCGATACTTTCCGGAAATATCCAAACGAAACCTTGGTAGCCAATACGCTTGTTGGTGTCAACAGAGCCGTTGAAGGGGGCTATGGATTCTTAGAG CCAAGAACCTCGCTTCTATCGCTAATGGAGAATGATCGCAAGGAACACAAAGTTTGCCGAGTCACTTTGGCCAAGGAGACATTTTACCCTAGAGCCTTTGCATACCTTCTCCCAAAGAAAAGTCCCTTCAAGGATGCATTTGATCGACA